Proteins from a single region of Vanessa tameamea isolate UH-Manoa-2023 chromosome 23, ilVanTame1 primary haplotype, whole genome shotgun sequence:
- the LOC135193962 gene encoding uncharacterized protein LOC135193962 codes for MDRFRPIYRTVSWTAATLLASDPPWELQAEALAEVYRFRVEASSSGDCPGLVEVKRVRALAQRALIRRWEEDLGSPSAGLATVEAIRPHLSRWVKQRRGTLSFRLMQVLTGHGCFGRYLHRIARREMTPSCHECGAPSDTARHTLIKCSAWGPQRHSLAAIVGRDLSLPSVINAMIDSERCWKEMVLFCENVMTQKEAAERERENSTADPLRRRRRRLRYGQLLLPP; via the exons ATGG ACCGATTTCGCCCGAtttaccgtacggtgtcgtggacgGCGGCGACACTTCTTGCgagcgatccgccctgggaacTACAGGCGGAAGCGCTtgcggaagtgtaccggttccgggtggAAGCAAGTTCAAGCGGCGATTGTCCAGGACTGGTGGAGGTAAAGCGagtcagggctctagcccagcgagcctTGATTAGAAGGTGggaggaggacctggggtccCCTTCGgcaggcctggcgacagtggaggctaTCCggccccacttgagtcgctgggtgaAACAAAGACGCGGCACACTCTCATTCAGGCTGATGCAGGTGCTTAccgggcacggctgcttcgGTAGGTATCTGCACCGGATAGCGAGGCGAGAGATgacaccctcctgccacgagtgcgGCGCGCCTTCGGACACGGCCCGACACACCCTGATTAAGTGTTCCGCATGGGGGCCTCAGCGCCATTCCCTGGCGGCCATTGTAGGcagagacctctcgctgccgagcgtgATAAACGCTATGATCGACAGCGAGAGATGCTGGAAGGAAATGGTCTTGTTCTGTGAAAACGTGATGACACAGAAGGaggccgcggagcgggagcgtgAGAACAGTACTGCCGACCCGCTTCGCCGAAGAAGAAGGCGTCTTCGTTATGGACAACTTCTCCTCCCGCCATAA